A single Thermoanaerobacterium sp. RBIITD DNA region contains:
- a CDS encoding mannose-1-phosphate guanylyltransferase: protein MITGVIMAGGKGERFWPKSRIKMPKQFLKLYGDKTMIQQTVDRLKRLMPIENIFVVTNIDYAGLISDQIPELPTENILIEPMGKNTAACIGLAAIHTERLDRDSIMVVVPSDHVIKDEEAYLEVLKTAIEKAKSVNNLVTIGIKPLHPETGYGYINFKKITNEIFHNNPVHKVERFVEKPDHDTAVKYVESGDYLWNSGMFIWKTSTILNVIKENMPQLYSALNVIKENFDSDEIEKILYEEYSKLESISIDYGIMEKAKNVYVVPGDFGWDDVGSWTSIERLYEKDENGNVIKGNVVSVDTKKCIITGSDKLIAILGIEDVIIVDTEDALLICSKDKAQNVKEVLKELKKKKAEYL from the coding sequence ATGATAACAGGTGTAATCATGGCAGGGGGAAAGGGCGAAAGGTTTTGGCCCAAAAGCAGGATAAAGATGCCAAAGCAGTTTTTAAAGCTATATGGTGATAAAACCATGATTCAGCAGACGGTAGATAGGCTAAAGAGACTTATGCCAATTGAAAATATTTTTGTTGTTACAAACATAGATTATGCAGGTTTGATTAGCGACCAGATACCAGAGCTTCCGACAGAAAATATATTGATAGAGCCTATGGGAAAAAATACAGCAGCTTGCATAGGTCTTGCAGCCATACATACAGAAAGGCTTGATAGAGATTCTATCATGGTAGTAGTGCCATCAGATCACGTAATAAAAGATGAAGAAGCCTATTTGGAAGTATTGAAAACAGCAATAGAGAAAGCAAAATCAGTTAATAATCTTGTCACAATAGGCATAAAGCCGCTGCATCCGGAGACAGGATACGGATATATAAACTTTAAGAAGATTACAAATGAGATATTTCATAACAATCCTGTACACAAAGTAGAAAGATTCGTAGAAAAGCCAGATCATGATACAGCAGTGAAATATGTAGAAAGCGGAGACTATTTATGGAATAGCGGCATGTTCATCTGGAAGACATCTACAATACTAAATGTGATAAAAGAAAATATGCCACAATTATACAGTGCATTAAATGTTATAAAGGAAAACTTTGATTCAGATGAGATAGAGAAAATCTTATACGAGGAATATTCAAAACTTGAAAGCATATCGATAGATTACGGCATAATGGAAAAGGCCAAGAATGTATATGTAGTGCCAGGAGACTTTGGTTGGGACGATGTAGGAAGCTGGACATCAATAGAAAGATTATACGAAAAAGATGAGAATGGCAACGTCATAAAAGGCAATGTCGTAAGCGTAGACACAAAGAAATGCATCATAACAGGAAGCGATAAACTCATTGCTATACTCGGTATAGAAGATGTAATAATCGTAGACACAGAAGACGCACTTTTAATATGTTCAAAAGATAAAGCGCAAAATGTGAAAGAAGTATTGAAGGAATTGAAAAAGAAGAAGGCGGAGTATTTGTAA
- the cmr1 gene encoding type III-B CRISPR module RAMP protein Cmr1 yields MMNLYRNESNLILMISTQIEYTLQVFLCKLEIKYCLVRFLCTLPLRFFKKEKFVMELKLTTLTHLWTGGIHPSEIDHIQEAGIIGSMRWLSEVFVRGVGGKVCNLNERDKCSFSDKDYCDSTAVTLRQTLRDSGLCDVCQVFGVTKWGSRFRLEIIENVK; encoded by the coding sequence ATGATGAATTTATACAGAAACGAATCCAATCTTATTCTGATGATAAGTACCCAGATCGAATATACTTTACAAGTGTTCTTATGCAAATTAGAAATTAAATATTGTTTAGTAAGATTTCTTTGTACTCTTCCATTGAGATTTTTTAAAAAGGAGAAATTTGTTATGGAATTGAAGTTAACTACTCTTACTCATTTGTGGACCGGTGGAATTCATCCTAGTGAGATAGACCATATTCAGGAAGCTGGAATTATTGGCAGTATGCGTTGGTTGTCTGAGGTTTTTGTTCGTGGTGTAGGTGGAAAAGTTTGCAATTTAAATGAACGTGATAAATGTAGTTTTAGTGACAAAGACTATTGCGATTCCACTGCTGTAACTTTGCGTCAGACGTTACGGGATTCTGGTTTGTGCGATGTTTGTCAAGTATTTGGAGTGACTAAATGGGGAAGTAGGTTTAGATTAGAAATTATTGAAAATGTTAAATAG
- a CDS encoding FxLYD domain-containing protein: MYCKNCGYKMGDNLHICPYCGALVDNTSKEAKTSNKRYWLIPFSFAIMVAIAVTFYFFYEIGVNKKVEEIRAKAEDMALQGNFDTALNFAKKGLALRPNHKVLQQDLALINFGKTVYEKLETANKYADDKKFDLALKSISAVDKDLEGRSGEYFDMLSNLSKKYKTQVEVKQLYDDAKNKNTIDELADALSRLSYIDSPDAKNIDKLIRQKIANMAYSNANELLKDKQFNEALKVIEKAMQYDSSNAKLISFKKTIVDQKTAFENAEAQRMQQAMISAAKEDAMNRTNAVSVLNVKNYINGYGDFVIEGEIKNVATKPIYEVEIYYAIYDANGNTIGDGNTYVYPVYLSPLQKGSFSNIHYGLSNADHIKITGVNWYID, encoded by the coding sequence ATGTACTGCAAGAATTGCGGCTATAAAATGGGAGACAATCTTCATATCTGTCCTTACTGTGGAGCATTAGTGGATAATACATCTAAAGAAGCAAAAACTTCAAATAAAAGATATTGGCTCATTCCTTTTAGTTTTGCCATAATGGTTGCCATAGCGGTAACTTTTTATTTTTTCTATGAAATAGGTGTCAATAAGAAAGTGGAAGAAATACGGGCAAAAGCGGAAGATATGGCTTTACAGGGGAATTTTGATACTGCATTAAATTTTGCTAAAAAGGGTTTGGCTTTGCGCCCTAATCATAAAGTATTACAACAAGACCTGGCTTTAATAAATTTTGGCAAAACGGTATATGAAAAATTAGAAACAGCTAATAAGTATGCTGATGATAAAAAATTTGATTTAGCATTAAAATCCATTTCTGCAGTTGATAAAGACCTTGAAGGTCGAAGTGGTGAGTATTTTGACATGCTTTCTAATCTCAGCAAAAAGTATAAAACACAGGTAGAAGTAAAACAACTGTATGATGATGCCAAAAACAAAAATACAATTGATGAGTTGGCTGATGCATTGTCTAGATTAAGCTATATAGATAGTCCAGATGCAAAGAATATAGATAAATTAATACGTCAGAAAATTGCCAATATGGCTTACTCAAATGCCAATGAGTTGTTAAAGGATAAACAGTTTAATGAAGCATTAAAAGTGATAGAAAAAGCTATGCAATACGATAGTTCAAATGCTAAACTTATTTCATTTAAAAAAACTATAGTAGATCAGAAAACTGCTTTTGAAAACGCAGAAGCACAGAGAATGCAGCAAGCTATGATTTCTGCAGCCAAAGAAGATGCCATGAACAGGACCAATGCAGTCAGCGTATTAAATGTTAAAAATTACATCAATGGTTATGGGGATTTTGTGATAGAAGGAGAAATTAAAAATGTAGCCACAAAACCTATATATGAAGTAGAAATTTATTATGCAATATATGATGCAAATGGAAATACTATTGGAGATGGCAATACATATGTATATCCAGTTTATTTGTCACCATTGCAAAAAGGAAGTTTTTCCAATATACACTATGGGCTTTCAAATGCTGATCATATAAAAATAACTGGGGTAAACTGGTATATTGATTAA
- a CDS encoding trypsin-like peptidase domain-containing protein, with translation MGETKKDSKNSLIINLLITILIIEIGLVAFNYINKEFHQQVITGNSKLGQYNAIKSSQTKDSKQTSIKSIISDNQEKVMYIEVNDGGDMVTGSGFLYDTNGDIITNAHVVSGASTVKVKTYDGKEYNGTVIGKGEDIDVALINVPGLAGRTPVKISSRKGEVGDPVIAMGSPLGLQNTVTTGIISGVDRDFTIAPYVYKGVYQISAPISPGSSGGPLLDQNTGEVLGVNSAGTIEGVIGFSIPINQVLPLVENWAKNPSKPQTNEYAVDSTEQLDNGQSIKEEAEALVQYFYQCINSQDYVTAYSLLGSDWQSGTTYQDFRNGYLRTEYVNIQNIISNYKDNNHVEVTITIEAQELTGQDTVVTSLYMCTYDIGYENDQLKILSGKFRKI, from the coding sequence ATGGGAGAGACAAAAAAAGATTCTAAAAATTCTTTAATTATTAATTTACTTATAACAATTCTGATAATAGAAATTGGACTTGTTGCATTTAATTATATTAACAAAGAATTTCATCAACAAGTAATTACAGGTAACTCAAAATTAGGCCAATATAACGCTATAAAAAGTTCACAAACAAAAGATTCAAAACAAACTAGCATTAAGTCTATAATATCTGATAATCAGGAAAAAGTTATGTACATCGAGGTCAACGATGGAGGCGATATGGTAACAGGTTCTGGATTTTTATACGACACTAATGGCGATATCATAACAAATGCTCATGTAGTTAGTGGTGCTTCTACAGTAAAAGTAAAAACATATGATGGAAAGGAATATAACGGTACAGTCATAGGCAAGGGTGAAGATATAGATGTAGCTTTAATAAATGTACCTGGACTGGCAGGAAGAACTCCTGTTAAAATATCATCGAGAAAAGGGGAAGTCGGCGATCCTGTCATTGCCATGGGAAGTCCACTGGGGTTACAGAATACAGTTACGACGGGAATAATAAGCGGTGTTGACAGAGATTTTACAATTGCACCATATGTGTACAAAGGGGTATATCAGATATCAGCTCCTATATCGCCTGGTAGTAGTGGAGGCCCACTATTGGATCAAAATACAGGAGAGGTTCTAGGAGTAAATTCAGCCGGGACTATTGAAGGGGTAATAGGTTTCTCCATACCCATAAATCAAGTATTACCACTTGTGGAGAATTGGGCGAAAAATCCATCAAAACCTCAGACAAATGAATATGCCGTTGATTCTACAGAGCAACTTGATAATGGTCAATCTATTAAAGAAGAAGCCGAAGCTTTAGTTCAGTATTTTTATCAATGCATCAATTCGCAGGATTATGTTACCGCATATTCACTTTTAGGCAGTGATTGGCAAAGCGGAACAACATATCAAGATTTTCGAAATGGCTATCTTAGAACAGAATATGTTAATATTCAAAACATTATATCTAATTACAAAGATAATAATCATGTAGAAGTTACTATAACAATAGAAGCTCAGGAACTCACTGGTCAAGATACTGTTGTGACAAGTCTTTATATGTGTACATACGATATAGGTTATGAAAATGACCAATTGAAAATCTTAAGTGGTAAATTTAGAAAAATTTAA